Proteins encoded in a region of the Marmota flaviventris isolate mMarFla1 chromosome 3, mMarFla1.hap1, whole genome shotgun sequence genome:
- the Ddx47 gene encoding probable ATP-dependent RNA helicase DDX47, with protein sequence MAASEDHDSSSEAPQPAVEEEETKTFKDLGVTDVLCEACDQLGWAKPTKIQIEAIPLALQGRDIIGLAETGSGKTGAFALPILNALLETPQRLFALVLTPTRELAFQISEQFEALGSSIGVQSAVIVGGIDSMSQSLALAKKPHIVIATPGRLIDHLENTKGFNLRALKYLVMDEADRILNMDFETEVDKILKVIPRDRKTFLFSATMTKKVQKLQRAALKNPVKCAVSSKYQTVEKLQQYYLFIPSKFKDTYLVYILNELAGNSFMIFCSTCNNTQRTALLLRNLGFTAIPLHGQMSQSKRLGSLNKFKAKARSILLATDVASRGLDIPHVDVVVNFDIPTHSKDYIHRVGRTARAGRSGKAITFVTQYDVELFQRIEHLIGKKLPVFPTQDDEVMMLTERVTEAQRFARMELREHGEKKKRKREDAGDNDDTEGAIGVRNKVAGGKMKKRKGR encoded by the exons GGTGTAACAGATGTATTGTGTGAAGCTTGTGACCAGTTGGGATGGGCAAAGCCCACTAAGATCCAGATTGAAGCTATTCCTCTGGCTTTACAAG gtCGTGATATCATTGGGCTGGCAGAAACTGGCTCTGGAAAAACAGGGGCCTTTGCTTTGCCCATCCTGAATGCTCTGCTAGAGACGCCCCAGCGTTTGTTTGCCCTCGTGCTCACCCCCACTCGGGAGTTGGCCTTTCAGATCTCAGAGCAGTTTGAAGCTCTGGGGTCCTCTATTGGAGTGCAGAGTG ctGTGATTGTAGGTGGAATTGATTCAATGTCCCAGTCTTTGGCCCTGGCAAAGAAACCACATATAGTAATAG CAACTCCTGGCCGACTGATTGACCACTTGGAAAATACAAAAGGTTTCAATTTAAGAGCTCTCAAATACCTGGTCATGGATGAAGCAGACCGAATACTGAATATGGATTTTGAGACAGAG GTTGACAAGATCCTCAAAGTGATCCCCCGAGATcggaaaacatttcttttctctgctaCCATGACCAAAAAG GTGCAGAAACTTCAGCGAGCAGCTCTGAAGAATCCTGTAAAATGCGCTGTTTCCTCTAAATACCAGACAGTTGAAAAGTTACAGCAATATTACCTTTTTATTCCCTCTAAATTCAAG GATACCTACCTGGTTTATATTCTAAATGAATTGGCTGGAAACTCCTTTATGATATTCTGCAGCACGTGTAATAACACTCAGAGAACAGCTTTGCTACTCCGAAATCTTGGATTTACTGCTATCCCCCTCCATGGACAGATGAGTCAG AGCAAGCGCCTAGGATCCCTTAATAAGTTTAAGGCGAAGGCTCGTTCCATTCTTCTGGCAACTGATGTTGCAAGCAGAGGTTTGGACATACCTCATGTGGATGTAGTGGTCAACTTTGACATTCCAACTCATTCCAAG GATTATATCCACCGTGTAGGTCGAACTGCTAGAGCTGGGCGCTCTGGAAAGGCAATTACTTTTGTCACACA gtaTGATGTGGAACTCTTTCAGCGCATAGAACACTTAATTGGGAAGAAACTGCCTGTCTTTCCAACACAGGATGATGAGGTTATGATGTTGACAGAAAGAGTGACTGAAGCCCAAAGATTTGCCCGAATG GAGTTAAGGGAacatggagaaaagaagaaacgCAAGCGAGAAGATGCTGGAGATAATGATGATACAGAGGGTGCTATTGGTGTCAGGAACAAAGTGGCTGGAGGGAAAATGAAGAAACGGAAAGGCCGTTAA